A single genomic interval of Astyanax mexicanus isolate ESR-SI-001 chromosome 4, AstMex3_surface, whole genome shotgun sequence harbors:
- the ankrd12 gene encoding ankyrin repeat domain-containing protein 12 isoform X2: MAKPGTDRDGAMVEKTAGKKSKDKISPFTKTPKLDRSELVGKEGKPKSSMKRKLSFTVSPPRNEERDSDTDKDGPDKKKVKKESGGKKSTPVNILFGYPLSERKQMALLMQMTARDNSPDSTPSHPSQTPPVQKKIPSSSTSRQKDKVNKRNERGETPLHMAAIRGDVKQVKELIELGADVNVKDFAGWTPLHEACNLGYYDVAKVLIGAGAEVNTQGLDDDTPLHDASSSGHKDIVKLLLRHGGNAFQANKRGERPVDVADSQEVEQLLKGEVALSDPEDSSSDSEDPPSVNPSSVDENMEYSDTEKDSEGKSTTAKASSSVSGVDEYEFKDEDEEEDLSKAINDRHILRRELRQREKEEKEQNHYTPKQSNKSEQTTASCKSKKSKSSRVLYCSSDSSGDETETLSERKCSPTRSVGNDTHKTESRTKKESSTLTSAEQKDKGKLNKKKNKSQSKNKENQEVREDGKENSKSILFSSATVSDNSDKSVREEDSFKMSFSPKDDSSVHLFHLSAVKSPKLNHSQTDKQTTPLKQENAKTCVSIVDGSCPISDGVKYNHYTDSDYCTESSSSKGCKHKEKSKHHHKELNLDGDDGSSSPFKDASLSNNTDGSEGAFRKVDKDGKVVKKHKLKHKEKDKYRKEYEADRNRHRQKEVRKDGHRNLEFDREFWKENFFKSDENEEEKCETPGSCSPQKSLESSPFKEEKNMAKDKHSCSNSSKERKPKEERDKDKVIKKEKKEVTCKEERGKDDDRGEGLNFVRKSEDSLPSAAVKEEAEDKPIGGALVDQNQVESSEKCVKEKSEKRPPAKDKEPEKSDKKHPDKEKKIKSEHIPEKSDLHNSTDRWKEREKLTNTSHSPGDKSHKESEKLKVVPVIKKHEETKDKKSKDKLERRSDKDRPEKDHSSSEHRDKEKDKANSEKKGKAPEKICDHSKIDRVKEKDRDSEKRKKDKSKEGSQSSTSSSNLKLLLEEKKSNASESNKTITSRLKEEVMKTPEKDRDRRDRERDSDRDRDRHRDRDRDRDRHKEKDRDKDKDKDKDRSQQNRDNKLSKSKATDSESDRFKSKASTVQKESRPKEKRLVNDDLMQTSFERMLSLKDQEIEQWHKKHLEKIKQKERERLKQRPGTDSGKQKSKDKIKTPSSSNDLCTNKELLRSKSSETPEGYGREKTLKDATSGRTLSLDAKSLSSFGKSGTLVENSLSRSPRPDTERSGIMSRSVSMISVASSEDSCQATMLTPRPTEYDSDLNLDASDSQPPFLQSSLVLQSSRSPVVHDKDTNSLPDPALSSRTLLSSRHASPYLRAILDEDAKSAAVEADRPVEESQKLAVFPLSADEHGKGHPVEDSSAHIKESQSSQNSTTPILSAVPEDASSASVEGEGNTLSSQPECVSQSQDPKDLAVQQTNQPQATSLLLTTVTELSKPNTTDALPEESGQSQLDNSETDKSKDTEVSNKDASTAPTPQVTAPVSAQPQNCFNTKTTMHSSSLQWEAALEPTTDHSVRTETDLKSEQKEKSLSLGPENKPEERSVENVSGVTRVDSDTSSPAPFSNSSRINSEESAKTLLGTASVTAKDSQEVIERADSNSQEDCKSRLSSEPTVTADAQLEKNEHNLPVPLSTNVSTHCASPEQAVEEPMEVSEGSSDSVVTETKVENVTSTEDQSLSQSQSQSLPEAKQDTDVEMPEQPAAVEEKPLKLDPPSDPGDHSQSCSGVQRDPQAEPPSGSASGSSSPLSIADRDSDPSGARAKVRLLEDEADMQVTHPRKRKMPRVSPSAQANLSAQQIKEKTQQSLAAIVDSLKLEEIQPYQTERANPYYEFLHIRKKIEEKRKVLCSVIPQAPQYYDEYVTFNGSYLLDGNPLSKLCIPTITPPPSLPEPLKEMFKQQEVVRMKLRLQHSIEREKLIVSNEQEVLRVHYRAARTLANQTLPFSACTVLLDAEVYNMPQDVQGEDGKTSVRDRFNARQFMSWLQDVDDKFDKLKTCLLMRQQHEAAALNAVQRLEWQLKLQELDPATYKSTSIFEIPEFYIPLVEVNDDFDLTPI, from the exons ATGGCCAAGCCGGGGACCGACCGAGATGGAGCCATGGTGGAAAAGACAGCTGGGAAGAAG AGTAAGGATAAAATCTCCCCGTTCACCAAAACTCCGAAGCTGGATCGGAGTGAGCTTGTGGGTAAGGAGGGGAAGCCCAAGTCTTCCATGAAACGCAAGCTATCCTTCACTGTCAGCCCGCCCCGGAATGAGgaacgggactcagacacag ATAAAGATGGTCCAGATAAAAAGAAGGTAAAGAAGGAGTCGGGGGGTAAGAAGTCCACCCCTGTGAACATTTTGTTCGGCTACCCGCTGTCTGAGCGCAAGCAGATGGCACTTCTGATGCAGATGACTGCAAGAGACAACAGCCCAG ATTCCACACCAAGCCACCCATCCCAGACTCCACCAGTGCAGAAAAAGATCCCCAGCAGCTCCACATCCAGACAGAAAGACAAGGTGAACAAGAGAAACGAGCGAGGAGAAACTCCTCTACACATGGCTGCCATCAGAGGCGACGTCAAGCAGGTCAAGGAGCTCATTGAGCTCGGGGCAGACGTAAATGTAAAAGATTTTGCAG GTTGGACGCCTCTACATGAAGCCTGCAACCTTGGTTATTATGACGTAGCAAAAGTCCTGATTGGCGCTGGAGCAGAAGTGAACACACAGGGATTGGACGATGACACGCCTCTTCATGATGCCTCCAGCAGTGGACACAAAGAT ATTGTGAAGTTACTGTTGCGGCATGGAGGAAATGCTTTTCAGGCGAACAAGAGAGGCGAGCGGCCGGTGGATGTTGCAGATTCTCAGGAGGTGGAGCAGTTACTGAAGGGGGAGGTTGCACTATCTGACCCAGAGGACAGCTCTTCAG ACTCTGAGGATCCTCCATCTGTGAACCCTTCCAGTGTAGATGAAAATATGGAGTACTCTGATACTGAAAAGGACTCTGAGGGCAAGTCAACCACAGCGAAGGCCTCGTCTTCTGTTTCGGGCGTGGATGAATATGAGTTCAAAGACGAGGATGAGGAGGAAGACCTGAGCAAGGCCATAAACGACAGGCATATCCTGAGGCGAGAACTGCGGCAAAGGGAAAAAGAGGAGAAGGAACAAAATCATTACACACCTAAACAGTCCAACAAGAGTGAACAGACAACTGCATCTTGCAAGTCGAAAAAGTCAAAATCGTCCAGAGTACTCTACTGCAGCTCAGACAGTTCAGGTGATGAAACTGAGACGTTGTCGGAGAGGAAATGCTCACCGACCAGATCGGTTGGTAATGACACTCACAAAACAGAGAGTAGGACAAAAAAAGAAAGCTCGACCCTCACATCAGCAGAGCAGAAAGACAAGGGCAAATTgaataagaagaagaacaagagcCAGAGCAAGAACAAGGAGAACCAGGAGGTTCGAGAGGATGGAAAAGAGAACAGTAAATCTATTCTCTTTTCTTCAGCAACGGTATCCGACAACTCTGACAAGAGCGTTCGAGAGGAGGACTCGTTTAAAATGTCCTTCAGCCCAAAGGATGATTCTTCAGTTCACCTCTTTCACTTGTCTGCAGTAAAGTCCCCAAAGCTGAATCATAGCCAAACTGACAAGCAGACGACTCCATTAAAACAGGAAAATGCAAAAACCTGCGTCTCCATTGTAGATGGGTCCTGCCCCATATCCGATGGAGTCAAATACAACCACTACACAGATTCTGACTATTGCACAGAAAGTTCCAGTAGTAAGGGCTGCAAGCACAAGGAGAAAAGCAAACATCACCATAAGGAACTCAACTTGGACGGAGACGACGGAAGCTCCAGTCCTTTCAAAGATGCCAGTCTAAGCAACAATACGGACGGCTCTGAAGGTGCCTTCAGAAAAGTTGACAAAGACGGCAAGGTTGTGAAGAAGCATAAGCTGAAACATAAGGAGAAGGACAAGTACCGGAAGGAATATGAGGCAGATAGAAATCGTCACCGGCAGAAAGAAGTACGGAAAGATGGGCACAGAAACCTTGAGTTTGATCGGGAATTTTGGAAAGAAAACTTCTTCAAAAGTGACGAAAATGAAGAAGAGAAGTGCGAGACCCCTGGCAGCTGCTCACCTCAGAAGTCCCTTGAATCGTCACCGtttaaagaagaaaagaacatGGCAAAAGACAAGCATTCATGCAGCAACAGCAGTAAAGAgagaaaaccaaaagaggaaCGAGATAAAGACAAGgtcattaaaaaagagaaaaaagaggtgACCTGCAAAGAAGAAAGGGGCAAAGATGATGATCGAGGAGAAGGTCTCAACTTTGTGCGGAAATCTGAAGACTCCCTTCCCAGTGCTGCCGTAAAGGAAGAGGCAGAGGACAAGCCTATTGGTGGAGCCTTAGTCGATCAAAATCAAGTGGAAAGCAGTGAGAAGTGTGTTAAAGAGAAAAGTGAAAAACGGCCGCCGGCAAAGGACAAAGAACCtgaaaaatctgacaaaaaacacccagataaagaaaagaaaataaaatctgaGCACATTCCAGAAAAATCTGACCTTCACAACTCCACGGATCGATGGAAAGAAAGGGAAAAATTAACAAATACTTCCCATTCACCTGGTGACAAGAGCCACAAAGAGAGTGAAAAACTTAAAGTTGTGCCTGTTATAAAGAAGCATGAGGAGACCAAGGATAAAAAGTCCAAGGATAAACTTGAGAGAAGAAGTGACAAAGATCGGCCAGAGAAAGACCATTCTTCTAGTGAgcacagagacaaagagaaagacaaagcaaactctgaaaagaaaggaaaagctcCTGAGAAAATTTGTGATCATAGTAAAATTGATCGGGtaaaagaaaaagatagagattctgaaaagagaaaaaaggataaATCAAAAGAAGGCAGTCAGTCATCCACGTCGAGTTCTAATCTCAAGCTCCTTTtagaagagaaaaagagcaacGCATCTGAGAGCAATAAAACAATAACATCAAGGTTAAAAGAGGAAGTTATGAAAACCCCTGAGAAAGACCGGGACAGGCGGGACCGGGAGCGAGACTCTGACCGGGATCGGGATAGACACCGGGATCGGGACCGCGACCGTGACCGTCACAAAGAAAAGGACAGAGACAAGGACAAAGACAAGGATAAGGACAGATCACAGCAGAACAGAGATAACAAACTTAGTAAATCGAAGGCTACTGATTCTGAGTCTGATCGGTTCAAATCCAAAGCCTCAACTGTGCAAAAGGAGTCCCGACCCAAAGAAAAGAGGTTGGTAAACGACGACCTCATGCAGACCAGCTTTGAACGCATGCTTAGCCTCAAGGACCAGGAGATTGAACAGTGGCACAAGAAGCACTTGGAAAAGATCAAGCAGAAGGAGCGAGAACGACTGAAACAGCGACCAGGGACTGACTCTGGGAAACAGAAAAGCAAAGATAAAATTAAAACACCCTCTTCGTCCAATGATCTGTGTACAAACAAGGAACTGTTGCGCTCCAAGAGCTCAGAGACCCCTGAGGGTTACGGTCGAGAGAAGACCCTAAAAGATGCCACCAGCGGAAGAACGCTCTCACTAGACGCCAAGAGTCTTTCAAGTTTTGGAAAGAGTGGTACACTAGTTGAAAACAGCCTAAGTCGATCTCCAAGACCAGATACTGAAAGATCTGGAATTATGTCGAGATCTGTGTCCATGATCTCAGTCGCCAGCTCTGAGGATTCCTGCCAGGCAACCATGCTTACGCCCAGGCCTACTGAATACGATTCCGACCTCAATCTAGATGCGTCCGATTCCCAGCCGCCTTTCTTGCAGTCTTCCCTCGTACTTCAGTCCTCCAGATCGCCGGTTGTTCACGATAAAGATACCAACAGTCTTCCTGACCCAGCTCTCAGCAGTCGAACACTACTGTCAAGTAGACATGCGTCCCCTTATTTGAGAGCTATTCTTGATGAGGATGCTAAATCTGCTGCAGTTGAAGCAGACCGACCAGTTGAGGAATCGCAAAAACTAGCTGTCTTTCCACTTTCAGCTGATGAGCATGGTAAAGGCCACCCAGTGGAGGACAGTTCAGCGCATATTAAGGAGAGCCAGAGCAGTCAAAACTCAACAACACCTATCCTTAGTGCTGTACCTGAAGATGCAAGTTCTGCCAGTGTTGAGGGTGAAGGTAACACTTTAAGCAGTCAGCCTGAATGTGTATCTCAGTCTCAAGATCCAAAGGACCTCGCAGTTCAGCAGACAAACCAACCACAAGCCACTAGTTTGTTGCTCACTACAGTTACAGAGTTAAGCAAACCTAACACCACAGATGCTTTGCCAGAGGAAAGTGGACAGAGTCAACTTGACAATTCTGAAACAGACAAGAGCAAAGATACTGAAGTCTCAAACAAAGATGCCTCGACAGCCCCCACGCCCCAAGTTACGGCACCCGTGTCCGCACAGCCACAGAATTGCTTCAACACTAAGACAACTATGCATTCGAGTAGCCTGCAATGGGAAGCTGCCTTAGAGCCCACTACTGACCATTCAGTAAGAACTGAAACAGATTTGAAATCAGAGCAAAAAGAAAAGAGCCTGTCGTTGGGTCCTGAAAACAAACCTGAGGAGCGAAGTGTAGAGAATGTTTCTGGAGTTACCAGAGTAGATTCCGATACAAGCAGCCCAGCTCCATTCAGTAATTCCTCTAGAATCAACTCTGAGGAGTCTGCTAAAACACTACTAGGCACAGCCAGTGTAACAGCCAAAGATTCCCAAGAGGTTATCGAAAGAGCTGATTCGAATTCACAAGAAGATTGTAAATCAAGGCTTTCCAGTGAACCTACAGTCACAGCTGATGCCCAGTTGgaaaaaaatgaacataattTACCTGTACCTTTGTCTACAAATGTGTCCACACACTGTGCTAGTCCAGAGCAAGCAGTTGAAGAGCCAATGGAAGTGTCTGAGGGCAGTTCAGACAGTGTAGTCACCGAAACAAAGGTAGAAAATGTAACATCCACTGAGGatcagtctctgtcccagtcccAGTCGCAATCTCTTCCAGAAGCTAAGCAAGATACAGATGTAGAGATGCCAGAGCAGCCTGCAGCCGTTGAGGAGAAACCGTTAAAGCTAGACCCTCCATCAGATCCAGGAGATCACAGTCAGAGCTGTAGCGGTGTTCAGCGTGATCCTCAGGCAGAACCACCGAGCGGGTCAGCTTCTGGAAGCTCTTCGCCGTTGTCCATAGCAGACCGAGACAGCGATCCATCTGGGGCCAGGGCTAAAGTACGACTTCTGGAGGATGAAGCTGACATGCAAGTGACTCATCCTAGGAAACGAAAGATGCCCAGAGTTTCTCCTTCGGCTCAAGCCAACCTTTCAGCCCAGCAGATCAAGGAGAAGACCCAGCAGTCTTTAGCAGCGATTGTGGACTCGCTAAAGCTTGAAGAAATCCAGCCGTACCAGACGGAAAGGGCAAACCCGTACTACGAGTTCCTGCACATCCgcaagaagattgaggagaagaGGAAGGTGCTGTGTAGCGTCATTCCACAAGCACCGCAGTACTACGATGAATACGTCACCTTCAATGGCTCTTACCTGCTTGATGGGAACCCTCTGAGCAAGCTCTGTATTCCAACG ATAACTCCACCACCCTCATTGCCTGAGCCTCTTAAAGAGATGTTCAAACAGCAAGAGGTTGTGCGGATGAAGCTACGCTTGCAGCACAGCATTGAGAGG GAGAAGCTGATTGTATCCAACGAGCAGGAGGTCTTGCGTGTCCATTATCGTGCTGCGAGAACATTAGCCAATCAGACCCTCCCTTTCAGTGCCTGTACGGTCTTGTTGGATGCAGAAGTATACAACATGCCCCAGGATGTACAG GGAGAGGACGGGAAGACCTCAGTGAGGGATCGCTTCAACGCAAGGCAGTTCATGTCATGGCTACAGGATGTTGATGACAAGTTTGacaagttaaag ACGTGTTTATTGATGAGGCAGCAGCACGAGGCGGCAGCTCTAAATGCGGTACAGCGATTGGAGTGGCAGCTGAAGCTCCAGGAGCTGGATCCAGCCACCTACAAATCGACCAGCATCTTCGAAATTCCAGAGTTCTACATCCCTCTCGTAGAGGTCAACGACGACTTTGACCTGACCCCTATATAA